From one Methanolobus chelungpuianus genomic stretch:
- a CDS encoding SRPBCC domain-containing protein, which translates to MQKICTDIIIDAPAEKVWSILTDFENFDDWNPFIQVRKGKLETGAQLEILLRPPGQKAMTMRPTVVKVEPVKEFRWLGSLWVRGIFDGEHAFRIEELDENRSRLIQCERFKGVLVPLILHLMGKNIEQGFESMNLSLKKKSEKA; encoded by the coding sequence ATGCAAAAGATATGCACAGACATCATTATTGATGCACCGGCCGAGAAGGTCTGGAGCATCCTGACTGATTTTGAGAATTTTGATGATTGGAACCCCTTCATACAGGTCCGGAAGGGGAAACTTGAGACCGGCGCACAACTTGAGATCCTGCTTCGGCCACCCGGACAGAAAGCCATGACCATGAGGCCGACCGTGGTAAAGGTCGAGCCGGTCAAGGAATTTCGCTGGCTTGGGAGCCTCTGGGTCAGGGGCATCTTCGACGGCGAACATGCCTTCAGGATAGAGGAACTCGATGAGAACAGGTCACGCCTTATCCAGTGCGAGCGCTTCAAGGGAGTGCTTGTGCCGCTCATCCTTCACCTGATGGGAAAGAATATCGAGCAGGGGTTTGAGAGCATGAACCTCTCCCTTAAGAAGAAAAGTGAAAAGGCCTGA
- a CDS encoding citrate/2-methylcitrate synthase produces MQDTKKGLEDVIALDTSICSIDGMEGILRYRGIEVEQLEQMPYDAVSYLLIYGKIPAPQELEAYSRKLREERYINREILNVLKVCNYGTEALDSLRTAVCCSAHMDEEKDDSSMEANMNKSIRLVAKFPTLVAAVHRYKTGKFLIAPDEKLSHGANFLYMLRGTVPSAIEAEAIEKDFILSAEHELNPSTFSLRITASTMADIYSAVITGLCTLKGPLHGGARKGVMDMLDEVASHENAEQYVLDKFSRKEKVMGFGHRVYKTCDPRAKLFKDIAKKLADDHGDTQWYDLAERLEQVMYREFMQNKGRPIYPNVDFYSAVVYKYLEIPPELATSVFAAGRVSGWVSHYFEQYSHNRVIRPRANYI; encoded by the coding sequence ATGCAAGACACGAAAAAAGGACTTGAAGATGTTATAGCTCTGGATACCAGCATATGTTCCATCGACGGAATGGAGGGAATACTGAGGTACAGAGGGATCGAAGTCGAACAACTGGAACAGATGCCTTACGATGCGGTATCCTATCTTCTGATATACGGGAAGATACCGGCTCCCCAGGAGCTCGAGGCATATTCAAGAAAGCTCAGAGAAGAACGCTATATCAACAGAGAGATCCTGAACGTGCTAAAGGTCTGCAACTATGGCACAGAGGCCCTTGATTCCCTCAGGACGGCTGTCTGCTGCTCTGCCCACATGGACGAGGAAAAAGATGACAGCAGCATGGAAGCCAATATGAACAAATCCATTCGCCTGGTAGCTAAGTTTCCTACCCTTGTTGCTGCAGTCCACAGGTATAAGACCGGAAAGTTCCTCATCGCCCCTGACGAGAAGCTGTCCCACGGAGCAAACTTCCTATACATGCTGAGGGGTACGGTCCCGAGTGCTATCGAAGCTGAGGCTATCGAGAAGGACTTCATCCTGAGTGCCGAGCACGAGCTTAACCCGTCAACTTTCTCCCTGAGGATAACGGCTTCCACCATGGCTGATATCTACTCGGCTGTGATAACCGGCCTGTGCACCCTCAAAGGACCTCTTCACGGCGGCGCCCGCAAAGGTGTCATGGATATGCTTGACGAGGTTGCTTCACATGAGAATGCGGAGCAGTATGTGCTTGATAAGTTCTCCAGGAAGGAGAAGGTAATGGGTTTTGGTCACAGGGTCTACAAGACCTGCGATCCCAGGGCAAAGCTGTTCAAGGACATTGCAAAGAAGCTTGCTGACGATCATGGGGATACCCAGTGGTACGACCTGGCCGAGAGGCTGGAGCAGGTCATGTACCGCGAGTTCATGCAGAATAAGGGAAGACCCATCTATCCTAATGTAGACTTCTACTCTGCTGTGGTGTACAAATATCTTGAGATCCCGCCTGAGCTTGCAACATCTGTGTTTGCGGCAGGAAGGGTATCAGGCTGGGTGTCTCACTACTTTGAGCAGTATTCCCATAACAGGGTAATAAGGCCAAGGGCGAACTACATCTGA
- the acnA gene encoding aconitate hydratase AcnA, whose protein sequence is MEGILDNDPFGAKQTLDIGGKKATVYRLKKLEELGIVNLSGLPYSIRVLLEDVLRNIDGEIITAEDVKNLAKWSPESVPASDIPFVPSRVIMQDFTGVPAVVDLAAIRSAMQRLGGDPKKINPVIPADLVIDHSIQVDYYGTSYALHCNEKYEFHRNKERYEVLHWAQKAFDNMRVVPPASGIIHQVNLEYLAPLVHVVRKGSEDVAYPDTLVGTDSHTTMINGLGVLGWGVGGIEAEAVMLGQPYYMPIPEVVGFRLTGELREGVSSTDLVLTMVQMLRKHGVVGKFVEFFGPGYRTLDLADRAILANMAPEYGATMGFCPVDERTLDYMLQTGRSREHVDMVRKYCKEQGLFMKQDSPEPAFSSTLELDMSTVSPCLAGPKRPQDRIAIQEMSKVFHQAMKEAFEAKSRKSPNGDVDYGRWLGDGGYSIAGSPHHTGIVKVKCADDVSVTHGSVVIASITSCTNTSNPSLMMGAGLLAKNAVERGLKVKPFVKTSLAPGSRVITDYLTEAGLMPYMEALGFHVVGYGCLTCIGNSGPLNEAVSKEIEKKDLTVAAVLSGNRNFEGRINSQVKANYLASPMLVVAYALAGTVDIDLSTEPIACDPNGQPVYLKDIWPGKETVDRYTKDFVTPEMFEEEYSSVFKGTSLWRELNAPSGLLYDWDKDSTYIQEPPFFKDFPLEAAPLADIRDARVLVMVGDSITTDHISPAGSIRTSYPAGQYLLSKGVDEKNFNSYGSRRGNHEVMMRGTFGNVRLKNRLTPAKEGAWTVYLPTGEEMYIYSAAMKYVESGIPLVILAGKEYGTGSSRDWAAKGTQLLGVKAVIAESFERIHRSNLVGMGVLPLRFRDGENAENLGLTGTETFDIQGIDNLEPYGELTVVARDAGGKQKQFTVVVMLNSAIEVEYYRNGGILHKFLRDRVKGE, encoded by the coding sequence ATGGAAGGTATTCTTGATAATGACCCTTTCGGGGCTAAACAGACTCTTGACATTGGCGGTAAAAAGGCAACTGTCTACCGCCTGAAAAAACTGGAAGAACTTGGTATTGTCAACCTTTCAGGCTTGCCATACTCGATCAGGGTTTTACTTGAAGATGTTTTGCGTAACATCGACGGTGAGATCATCACCGCAGAAGATGTGAAGAACCTTGCGAAATGGAGCCCGGAGTCAGTTCCTGCATCCGATATCCCTTTTGTCCCTTCAAGGGTGATAATGCAGGACTTTACCGGTGTCCCGGCTGTTGTTGATCTCGCTGCAATCAGGTCTGCCATGCAGAGGCTCGGTGGCGACCCGAAGAAGATCAATCCTGTAATACCTGCCGACCTTGTTATCGATCACTCCATCCAGGTGGACTACTACGGCACATCCTATGCGCTTCACTGCAACGAGAAGTACGAGTTCCACAGGAACAAGGAGCGCTACGAAGTGCTTCACTGGGCCCAGAAGGCCTTTGATAATATGCGGGTAGTGCCGCCTGCAAGCGGTATCATCCACCAGGTCAACTTAGAGTATCTGGCTCCCCTTGTACATGTGGTCAGGAAGGGGTCCGAGGATGTAGCATATCCCGACACCCTTGTGGGCACTGATTCCCACACTACCATGATCAACGGCCTTGGCGTGCTGGGCTGGGGAGTAGGTGGCATCGAGGCCGAAGCAGTCATGCTCGGACAGCCTTATTACATGCCGATCCCTGAAGTCGTGGGTTTCCGGCTTACAGGAGAGCTCAGGGAGGGCGTCAGCTCCACAGACCTTGTACTGACAATGGTGCAGATGCTCAGGAAACATGGAGTCGTGGGCAAGTTCGTGGAATTCTTCGGTCCGGGTTACAGGACGCTTGACCTGGCAGACAGGGCGATACTTGCGAACATGGCTCCTGAATACGGTGCAACAATGGGCTTCTGTCCTGTGGATGAGAGGACTCTCGACTACATGCTCCAGACCGGCAGGAGCAGGGAACATGTGGACATGGTCAGGAAGTATTGCAAGGAGCAGGGCCTCTTCATGAAACAGGACTCTCCGGAGCCGGCTTTCAGCTCGACGCTGGAACTTGACATGAGCACGGTCTCACCATGCCTTGCAGGCCCCAAGCGACCCCAGGACCGCATTGCAATCCAGGAGATGTCAAAGGTCTTCCACCAGGCCATGAAGGAGGCCTTCGAGGCAAAGAGCCGCAAATCACCCAACGGCGATGTTGACTATGGCCGCTGGCTCGGGGACGGAGGCTACAGCATTGCCGGCTCTCCGCATCATACCGGCATTGTGAAGGTCAAGTGTGCCGATGACGTAAGTGTCACCCATGGGTCTGTGGTCATTGCTTCCATTACCTCATGTACCAACACTTCCAATCCTTCACTTATGATGGGAGCCGGACTCCTGGCAAAGAATGCAGTGGAACGCGGCCTTAAAGTCAAGCCTTTTGTCAAGACCAGCCTGGCACCCGGCTCACGCGTCATTACCGATTATCTAACAGAGGCCGGCCTGATGCCATACATGGAAGCGCTCGGCTTCCACGTTGTAGGCTATGGATGCCTCACCTGCATAGGCAACAGCGGGCCGCTCAACGAGGCGGTCTCAAAGGAGATCGAGAAGAAAGACCTCACAGTTGCAGCAGTGCTCAGCGGTAACAGGAACTTCGAGGGCAGGATCAATTCCCAGGTCAAAGCCAATTATCTCGCATCGCCCATGCTGGTCGTGGCATATGCTCTTGCAGGGACCGTGGATATAGATCTCAGCACCGAACCCATAGCATGTGACCCTAATGGGCAGCCGGTATATCTCAAGGACATCTGGCCGGGAAAAGAGACCGTCGACCGTTACACAAAGGACTTTGTCACTCCTGAGATGTTCGAGGAGGAATACTCCAGCGTCTTCAAGGGGACAAGCCTGTGGAGAGAGCTCAACGCACCTTCCGGACTGCTGTACGACTGGGACAAGGATTCCACCTACATCCAGGAACCGCCATTCTTTAAGGACTTCCCTCTGGAAGCAGCCCCCCTGGCTGACATCAGGGACGCACGCGTCCTTGTAATGGTGGGCGACAGCATAACCACGGATCATATCTCTCCTGCAGGTTCCATCCGCACAAGCTACCCGGCAGGCCAGTACCTGCTCTCAAAGGGAGTCGATGAGAAGAACTTCAACTCCTACGGCTCAAGGCGTGGGAACCACGAGGTCATGATGAGAGGTACTTTCGGCAACGTACGCCTCAAGAACAGGCTCACTCCTGCAAAGGAGGGTGCCTGGACAGTCTATCTCCCAACCGGGGAAGAGATGTACATCTATTCCGCAGCCATGAAGTATGTGGAATCCGGCATTCCGCTCGTTATCCTGGCAGGAAAGGAATACGGCACGGGCAGCTCCAGAGACTGGGCTGCAAAGGGCACTCAGCTCCTTGGCGTGAAAGCGGTCATCGCGGAATCCTTTGAGAGGATACACCGCAGTAACCTTGTAGGGATGGGAGTGCTGCCGCTGCGCTTCAGGGATGGCGAGAATGCCGAGAACCTTGGACTGACAGGCACGGAGACCTTCGATATCCAGGGAATCGACAACCTGGAGCCCTACGGTGAGCTTACTGTCGTGGCCAGGGATGCTGGCGGGAAGCAGAAGCAATTCACTGTGGTCGTAATGCTGAACTCTGCCATAGAGGTGGAATACTACAGGAACGGTGGCATCCTGCACAAGTTCCTGAGGGATAGGGTTAAAGGGGAATAA
- the hcp gene encoding hydroxylamine reductase, which produces MFCYQCQETMKGKGCTMNGMCGKKGEVADLQDDLIYVLKSIAFYNQKARKANVSEKSTDDFMLDALFSTITNTDFRATGIQERINRGFKIRNEIRQKLLENDALDENYLPEIATLTPANLSDRNTGILATENEDIRSLRELLIFGIKGIAAYAHHAMMLGNINKKVSSFIEEGLVATTDDSLNDKDLISLVLKCGEKGFDVMADLDRVNTAEFGNPEPTQVNIGARGNPGILISGHDLKDLKQLLDQTEGTGVDVYTHGEMLPAHSYPEFKKYEHLVGNYGGSWWHQKEEFESFNGPILLTSNCIIPPRDSYIGRLYTTGSVGYDDVTHIEAENGKKDFSALIEQAKTCEPPIQLEEGTIMGGFAYNSVLSNADKIIDAVRTGKIKKFIVMAGCDGRHKDRQYYTDFAEALPKDTVILTAGCAKYRYNKLNLGEIDGIPRVLDAGQCNDSFSLIVIAQGLMARLGFTDVNEAPISYNIAWYEQKAVLVLLTLLRLEIKNITLGPTLPAFISPNVLKVLVEKFAITPNTTIEEDMERLLK; this is translated from the coding sequence ATGTTCTGCTACCAGTGTCAGGAAACAATGAAAGGGAAAGGCTGCACAATGAATGGGATGTGCGGTAAGAAAGGGGAGGTTGCAGACCTTCAGGATGATCTCATCTATGTGCTTAAGAGTATTGCATTCTACAACCAGAAAGCAAGAAAGGCAAACGTTTCCGAGAAGAGCACTGATGATTTTATGCTTGATGCATTATTCTCAACCATAACTAATACTGATTTCAGAGCTACCGGAATTCAGGAGCGCATCAACAGAGGATTCAAGATCCGGAATGAGATCAGGCAGAAGCTTCTGGAAAACGATGCACTTGATGAGAACTATCTGCCCGAGATTGCAACTTTGACCCCTGCGAACCTCAGTGACAGGAATACAGGCATACTTGCAACAGAGAATGAAGATATCCGGTCATTAAGGGAACTGTTGATCTTTGGTATCAAAGGAATTGCAGCATATGCACATCATGCTATGATGCTTGGTAATATCAACAAGAAAGTCAGCTCGTTCATTGAAGAAGGGCTTGTGGCAACCACGGATGACAGCCTGAACGATAAGGATCTCATCTCACTGGTCCTGAAATGCGGGGAAAAAGGCTTTGATGTGATGGCAGACCTTGACAGGGTGAATACAGCTGAATTCGGAAATCCTGAACCTACGCAGGTTAACATAGGAGCAAGAGGCAATCCCGGGATTCTCATAAGCGGACATGACCTGAAGGATCTGAAACAACTACTGGATCAGACCGAAGGAACAGGCGTGGATGTCTATACTCATGGTGAGATGCTCCCTGCACACTCGTATCCTGAATTTAAGAAATATGAACATCTGGTAGGCAACTATGGAGGTTCATGGTGGCATCAGAAAGAGGAATTCGAGAGTTTCAACGGTCCGATATTACTGACAAGCAACTGCATAATTCCTCCAAGGGATAGCTATATTGGCAGGCTATACACCACAGGCTCCGTAGGTTATGACGATGTTACACATATTGAAGCAGAGAATGGTAAGAAAGATTTCTCTGCTCTCATCGAGCAGGCAAAGACATGTGAACCTCCGATACAACTGGAAGAAGGTACCATTATGGGAGGCTTTGCTTACAACTCCGTGTTGTCTAATGCAGACAAGATCATTGATGCTGTCAGAACAGGAAAGATAAAGAAGTTCATTGTCATGGCAGGCTGCGACGGACGGCATAAAGACCGGCAATACTACACGGATTTTGCAGAAGCATTGCCCAAAGATACCGTTATTCTTACTGCCGGATGTGCAAAGTATCGCTACAATAAACTTAACCTGGGGGAAATTGATGGAATTCCAAGGGTGCTTGATGCAGGGCAGTGTAATGACTCATTCTCATTGATTGTAATTGCACAGGGTCTTATGGCAAGACTCGGATTTACAGATGTCAATGAGGCACCGATCTCATACAATATCGCCTGGTACGAACAAAAGGCGGTCCTTGTATTGCTTACCCTTTTGAGGCTCGAAATAAAGAATATTACACTTGGCCCGACACTTCCGGCATTCATCTCACCAAATGTCCTCAAAGTGCTTGTGGAGAAGTTCGCTATTACACCGAACACAACCATAGAAGAGGATATGGAGAGGCTCTTAAAATGA
- a CDS encoding YbhB/YbcL family Raf kinase inhibitor-like protein, producing MLVTSSAFKHGEMIPARYTCDGENISPPLSFEDLPSATVSIVVIVDGVDSSSGTMTHWIVWNIDFVEDIDEDTVPGVEGMNGFNRISYCGPCPSEGTHRYYFMAYALDTRLDFITGKDRNEIEDAMQSHILAKGELMGEYRRPQVPSGPVESSVG from the coding sequence ATGTTAGTTACCAGCAGCGCTTTTAAGCATGGGGAGATGATACCGGCCAGATACACATGTGACGGGGAGAATATAAGCCCGCCTCTTAGTTTCGAGGATCTGCCATCTGCCACAGTGAGCATCGTAGTGATAGTCGATGGGGTGGATTCCTCTTCTGGGACGATGACCCACTGGATAGTATGGAACATTGATTTCGTGGAAGACATCGACGAGGACACTGTTCCCGGCGTGGAGGGCATGAACGGCTTCAACAGGATATCATATTGCGGCCCCTGTCCCTCCGAAGGCACGCACAGATACTATTTCATGGCCTATGCCCTTGACACACGGCTCGATTTCATCACCGGGAAGGACAGGAATGAGATAGAGGATGCAATGCAGTCCCATATACTTGCCAAAGGAGAACTCATGGGCGAGTACAGAAGGCCGCAGGTCCCATCCGGCCCTGTGGAGAGCAGTGTGGGTTAA
- a CDS encoding phosphoribosyltransferase → MTFRDRKDAGLKLASRLEKYRGQNVLVLAIPRGGVEVGCIVAEHLRAQFSLLVTRKLPFPDNPEAGFGAIAEDDSVFIFEDAAMWVPSEDIERIVDEQSGEIRRRVQVLRGGRPLPEIGGRTVILVDDGLAMGSTMRASIMLCRKRNAEKIVVAVPVAGREVAEEVSRMVDELVVLEIPARFMAVAQVYMNWYDVSDDEVLEIIDKGCSETEQMEGE, encoded by the coding sequence ATGACATTCAGGGACAGGAAGGATGCGGGTTTGAAACTTGCCAGCCGGCTGGAAAAGTACAGGGGCCAGAATGTGCTGGTGCTTGCCATACCCAGGGGCGGCGTGGAGGTGGGTTGCATAGTGGCAGAGCACCTTCGTGCTCAGTTTTCGTTGCTGGTTACAAGGAAGCTGCCTTTTCCCGATAATCCGGAGGCCGGGTTCGGGGCCATAGCCGAAGATGACAGTGTCTTCATTTTTGAGGATGCTGCAATGTGGGTGCCGTCGGAGGATATAGAAAGGATAGTTGACGAGCAGTCCGGGGAGATACGCAGGAGGGTACAGGTGCTCAGAGGTGGCAGACCGCTGCCGGAGATCGGGGGCAGGACGGTCATACTGGTCGATGACGGGCTTGCCATGGGTTCCACTATGCGGGCATCAATAATGCTGTGCAGGAAAAGGAATGCCGAGAAGATCGTGGTTGCAGTGCCGGTTGCCGGCAGGGAGGTTGCTGAAGAGGTGTCCCGGATGGTCGATGAGCTCGTGGTGCTGGAAATCCCTGCTCGTTTCATGGCCGTCGCCCAGGTCTACATGAACTGGTATGATGTTTCCGATGATGAGGTACTTGAAATAATCGATAAGGGTTGCAGTGAAACAGAACAAATGGAAGGTGAGTGA
- a CDS encoding SDR family NAD(P)-dependent oxidoreductase, protein MRLKDSVAIVTGGGRGIGKATCLALAREGANIVVTAGSRDEIAQVRRSVENIGSESLAVDTDIRKETGVCAMVSDPMEHFGKMGLLVNNSGVAVRRLLTG, encoded by the coding sequence TTGAGGCTCAAGGACAGCGTAGCCATTGTTACGGGCGGGGGCCGGGGCATTGGAAAGGCCACATGCCTTGCACTTGCAAGAGAAGGTGCGAACATTGTCGTGACCGCGGGGAGCAGGGACGAGATAGCACAGGTCCGCAGATCGGTCGAGAACATTGGGTCGGAGTCCCTGGCCGTCGATACTGACATCAGGAAAGAAACCGGTGTCTGCGCTATGGTATCAGATCCCATGGAACATTTTGGAAAAATGGGTCTCCTTGTCAACAATTCCGGGGTGGCTGTAAGGAGACTGTTGACAGGCTGA
- a CDS encoding cupredoxin domain-containing protein, translating to MKRILFVLALLAAAAFISGCTDYQSPGEAQPPEEIETTDVTMQNYRFLPQDIRVSAGDTVTWTNNDKTAHNVVADNGDFDSGEISPDGTFNYTFEEPGLFNYSCTIHPGMIGSVTVE from the coding sequence ATGAAACGAATACTTTTTGTGCTTGCACTGCTGGCAGCAGCAGCCTTTATCTCAGGATGTACGGATTACCAGTCGCCAGGGGAAGCCCAGCCCCCGGAAGAGATTGAAACGACAGATGTCACGATGCAGAACTATCGTTTCCTGCCTCAGGACATCAGGGTTTCTGCCGGGGATACTGTTACCTGGACGAATAATGATAAGACGGCTCATAATGTAGTTGCGGATAACGGCGATTTTGATTCAGGTGAGATATCACCGGACGGAACTTTCAACTATACTTTTGAGGAACCAGGTCTCTTCAATTACTCGTGCACGATACATCCCGGAATGATAGGTTCCGTTACAGTGGAGTGA
- a CDS encoding ester cyclase, with protein MKTLDDAWNSQDWETFNERHADDVAVFWPGQPEPTRGGHAHHAEAVEFFKVFPDNHIVNNPYKILFGSGDYTCSVAEFTGTMKGPMKGADGSLIPPTNKKFKVEFCTVAHWKNGKIVEEKLFYDLVGLMKQIGTM; from the coding sequence ATGAAAACTTTGGATGATGCATGGAATTCCCAGGACTGGGAAACATTCAACGAACGCCACGCGGATGATGTAGCTGTATTTTGGCCTGGTCAGCCGGAGCCCACAAGGGGCGGCCACGCGCATCATGCCGAAGCTGTAGAGTTTTTCAAAGTATTCCCGGATAACCATATAGTCAACAATCCTTATAAGATCCTTTTCGGATCTGGCGACTATACATGCTCCGTAGCTGAGTTCACGGGAACTATGAAGGGGCCAATGAAAGGAGCTGATGGCAGTCTAATTCCGCCCACGAACAAGAAGTTCAAGGTGGAGTTCTGTACTGTGGCTCACTGGAAGAATGGGAAGATAGTGGAAGAGAAACTATTCTACGATCTGGTGGGCCTGATGAAGCAGATCGGCACAATGTAG
- a CDS encoding cytochrome P460 family protein: MKIEMIIFLILIGVFLATGCTGAQDEDDAGTEIPEVPPAEPEPVQTGLPEPNGSQVYSYIAEENSYRNWDLWPLREERYASVSVHGPLLTTYVSDNALPAIENRAGALPYGSMVVRESYDSEGELREIGVRYKVEDYDPKHNDWFWAAYTPEGEVIIEGRIESCRDCHSIEAANDYIYTAYITGTPYPVTEVNIRNFDFDPASVTIAVGDTVRWTNMDSAVHTIDGGGFRSEALRQGDSYSYTFTEAGTYYYMCAVHPYQTTGQVIVTG; this comes from the coding sequence ATGAAGATTGAAATGATAATCTTTCTTATTCTTATAGGTGTGTTTCTGGCAACCGGATGTACCGGTGCACAGGATGAGGACGATGCAGGCACAGAAATTCCGGAAGTGCCTCCTGCTGAGCCCGAACCCGTGCAGACAGGACTTCCTGAACCAAATGGAAGTCAAGTATACAGTTACATTGCTGAAGAGAACAGCTACCGAAACTGGGACCTGTGGCCTTTGAGGGAGGAGAGGTATGCAAGTGTCAGTGTTCACGGTCCCCTGCTCACCACCTATGTCTCGGACAATGCCCTGCCTGCCATAGAGAACAGGGCAGGTGCCCTGCCTTACGGGAGCATGGTGGTAAGGGAAAGCTATGATTCGGAAGGCGAGCTCAGAGAAATAGGTGTGCGTTACAAGGTAGAAGATTATGACCCTAAGCACAATGACTGGTTCTGGGCTGCCTACACTCCGGAAGGGGAGGTAATAATCGAGGGAAGGATTGAGTCGTGCCGGGACTGTCATTCCATAGAGGCAGCTAATGACTATATCTATACTGCTTATATAACAGGCACTCCTTACCCGGTAACTGAAGTCAATATCAGGAACTTTGACTTTGATCCGGCTTCTGTCACCATTGCGGTGGGTGACACTGTAAGGTGGACAAACATGGATTCAGCAGTCCATACTATAGATGGCGGCGGGTTCAGGTCCGAAGCCCTGCGACAGGGAGATTCCTACAGCTACACATTCACAGAAGCGGGCACTTATTATTATATGTGTGCAGTGCATCCTTATCAGACCACGGGGCAGGTCATTGTAACAGGATGA
- a CDS encoding molybdopterin dinucleotide binding domain-containing protein, with translation MGFGQFLAAPEVKLKIVTYRDIFQDSAKVASLFGEDYEKLSAVIRLDPKDISKLAIKEGDTLVLKNGSGKVVVKARNSGYEKPHTGTAYMVNSPWSNVLVPEDAGGTGVPEFKDFEVLASSAKGAKVTGIREII, from the coding sequence ATGGGATTCGGACAGTTCCTTGCAGCTCCTGAGGTAAAACTGAAGATAGTTACTTACAGGGATATCTTCCAGGATTCCGCAAAAGTGGCATCACTTTTCGGGGAAGACTATGAGAAGCTCTCCGCTGTCATCAGGCTCGACCCGAAGGACATCTCGAAACTTGCTATAAAGGAAGGTGATACACTCGTGCTGAAGAACGGCTCTGGCAAGGTGGTAGTGAAAGCCCGGAATTCCGGCTATGAGAAACCACACACAGGAACAGCCTATATGGTAAACAGTCCATGGTCCAATGTTCTGGTGCCTGAAGACGCAGGCGGCACGGGAGTGCCTGAGTTCAAGGATTTCGAGGTGCTTGCATCCAGTGCAAAGGGAGCTAAAGTAACAGGGATAAGGGAGATCATCTGA
- a CDS encoding formylmethanofuran dehydrogenase subunit B: MDNDHYVCTGCALLCDDIDVGLEDGKVAKVHTACRKGFAFMKGCSNPLGCMVNGKRADMDSAIREAADILRSAERPLIFGHANSSSAAQKKAIGIARKINGYIDDTSSFCQGPMVEAILEGKLKTCTLDDVRHKADVIVYWGADPANSHPRHMSRYSYFPRGKERQRGWEEDRTAICIDVRKSDTAEICGENGLYQIPVKGDVEFMDALVSALSGKIPKTSYDFDKKRLLELANILKKAKFGVIFAGLGMVYALDDREPLYRLMDKLNSVSNFHLIPMAGHYNMRGFNQNLFEETGYINRVKFSGAEILHGPEYSVVEALRQKTVDAALVIGADPLTSLPRSVVRYLEEIPLIAIDPCQTLTSVKAKVTIPCALVGVESGGTAVRMDGVEIGLKQIVETDRLSDEEVMTRISEAL; the protein is encoded by the coding sequence TTGGACAATGATCATTACGTCTGTACGGGCTGCGCGCTCCTGTGCGATGATATCGATGTGGGACTTGAGGATGGAAAGGTAGCCAAGGTCCATACTGCGTGCAGGAAAGGATTCGCATTCATGAAGGGATGCAGCAATCCCCTGGGGTGCATGGTGAATGGAAAGAGGGCGGATATGGATTCTGCTATCAGGGAAGCGGCAGATATCCTGAGAAGTGCTGAAAGGCCGCTCATTTTCGGGCACGCCAATTCAAGCTCGGCTGCCCAGAAGAAAGCAATCGGGATTGCCAGGAAGATAAACGGCTATATTGATGACACTTCATCATTCTGCCAAGGTCCCATGGTGGAGGCAATCCTGGAAGGCAAACTGAAGACCTGCACCCTTGACGATGTGAGGCATAAGGCCGACGTGATAGTTTACTGGGGTGCGGATCCTGCTAACTCGCATCCCAGGCACATGTCGCGTTACTCCTACTTCCCCAGGGGCAAAGAGCGCCAGAGAGGGTGGGAAGAGGACCGCACAGCAATATGCATCGACGTGAGGAAGTCCGACACTGCCGAGATTTGCGGTGAGAACGGGCTCTACCAGATACCCGTTAAAGGGGATGTGGAATTCATGGATGCCTTGGTGAGCGCTCTTTCCGGGAAGATCCCCAAGACATCCTATGACTTTGATAAGAAAAGGCTGCTGGAACTTGCAAACATACTGAAGAAGGCAAAGTTCGGAGTCATCTTCGCAGGTCTTGGAATGGTCTATGCACTTGACGACCGCGAACCTCTCTACAGGCTTATGGATAAACTTAACTCGGTCTCGAACTTCCATCTTATACCCATGGCTGGCCACTACAACATGAGAGGCTTCAACCAGAACCTGTTCGAGGAAACAGGGTACATCAACCGGGTAAAGTTCAGCGGGGCCGAGATACTGCACGGGCCCGAGTATTCGGTTGTGGAAGCACTGAGACAGAAGACCGTGGATGCGGCGCTTGTTATAGGCGCTGACCCGCTTACAAGCCTGCCCCGTTCGGTGGTAAGGTATCTTGAAGAAATACCACTGATAGCCATCGACCCCTGCCAGACCCTGACCTCAGTGAAGGCGAAAGTTACAATTCCCTGCGCCCTGGTCGGCGTAGAATCAGGTGGTACTGCCGTTCGCATGGACGGCGTGGAGATCGGCCTGAAGCAGATCGTTGAAACTGACCGGCTTTCGGACGAAGAGGTAATGACACGTATATCGGAGGCATTATAA